One region of Chryseobacterium muglaense genomic DNA includes:
- the der gene encoding ribosome biogenesis GTPase Der — protein sequence MSNIVAIVGRPNVGKSTLFNRLLERREAIVDSTAGVTRDRHYGKSDWNGVDFTVIDTGGYEVNNDDVFQGEISKQVQLAIDEATSIIFMLNVEEGLTDTDYEIHEMLRRSNKPTYIVINKVDSSKEELDATEFYQLGIDKYYTISSATGSGTGEILDDIVRDFPTKDYTDPFEGLPKITIAGRPNVGKSTMTNALLDAERNIVTDVAGTTRDSIQTLYNKFGHEFVLVDTAGMRRKSKVNEDLEFYSVMRSIRSIEYSDVVIIMVDATLGWESQDMNIFGLAQKNRKGIVIVVNKWDLVEDKHTNTIRDFEKSIRDKIGQFSDIPILFVSALTKQRILKTVEMAMTVYEDRKKKIKTSKLNEIMLPIFERTPPPANKGKFIKIKYCVQLPTPSPQFVFFCNLPQYVKEPYKRFAENQLRKEFGFTGVPIEVYFRQK from the coding sequence ATGTCAAATATTGTTGCTATTGTTGGGCGTCCCAACGTAGGAAAATCCACGTTATTTAATCGTTTATTAGAAAGAAGAGAGGCTATCGTAGACTCTACTGCAGGGGTAACTAGAGACCGTCATTACGGGAAATCTGACTGGAATGGTGTAGATTTTACTGTAATCGATACAGGAGGTTATGAGGTAAATAACGATGACGTTTTTCAAGGCGAAATTTCTAAGCAGGTACAGTTGGCAATTGATGAAGCTACATCAATTATTTTTATGCTGAATGTAGAAGAAGGTCTTACCGATACAGATTATGAGATTCATGAAATGTTGAGAAGATCAAACAAACCTACTTACATTGTTATTAATAAAGTAGATTCTTCAAAAGAAGAATTAGATGCTACAGAGTTTTACCAATTAGGAATCGACAAATATTATACTATTTCTTCTGCAACCGGTTCTGGGACTGGAGAAATATTAGATGATATCGTAAGAGACTTCCCAACTAAAGATTATACAGATCCTTTCGAAGGATTACCAAAAATTACCATTGCAGGCCGTCCAAACGTAGGGAAATCTACGATGACCAATGCATTGCTGGATGCTGAAAGAAATATTGTAACCGACGTTGCTGGAACTACAAGAGACAGTATTCAGACGTTGTACAATAAATTCGGACACGAGTTTGTGTTGGTAGATACAGCCGGAATGCGTCGTAAATCTAAAGTAAATGAAGATTTAGAATTTTATTCTGTAATGAGATCTATTCGTTCAATCGAATATTCTGATGTGGTGATCATCATGGTAGATGCTACTCTAGGATGGGAATCTCAGGATATGAATATCTTTGGTTTGGCTCAGAAAAACAGAAAAGGTATTGTAATTGTTGTGAACAAATGGGATTTGGTGGAAGATAAGCATACGAATACCATCAGAGATTTCGAAAAATCAATCAGAGATAAAATCGGGCAGTTCAGTGATATTCCAATTTTGTTTGTTTCAGCTTTAACGAAGCAGAGAATTTTGAAAACTGTTGAAATGGCAATGACTGTTTACGAAGATCGTAAGAAGAAAATTAAGACGTCTAAGCTAAACGAAATAATGCTTCCGATTTTTGAGCGCACACCGCCGCCTGCAAATAAAGGTAAGTTTATTAAAATCAAATATTGTGTACAGCTTCCAACGCCGTCACCGCAATTTGTATTCTTCTGTAATTTGCCACAATATGTGAAAGAACCGTACAAAAGATTTGCTGAAAATCAGCTGAGAAAAGAATTCGGATTTACCGGAGTTCCTATCGAAGTATATTTCAGACAAAAATAA
- the upp gene encoding uracil phosphoribosyltransferase produces the protein MNTVVLSEQFSLVNTWINELRNVEVQHDRMRFRRNMERIGEIAAFEISKSLEQVEVEIQTPLDKITVKEIAVQPVITTILRAGVPLFEGILNYLDRADCGFVAAYRKHDANDYFSIKQDYLTCPSIDARPLIVADPMLATGASLIEAIKDLLTNGTPTDLHIVVAIASRQGVETIEKAYPNAKIWVGAIDEDLTSKGYITPGLGDAGDLSYGEKLQR, from the coding sequence ATGAACACAGTTGTATTATCAGAACAATTTTCTTTAGTAAATACTTGGATAAACGAATTGAGGAACGTTGAAGTTCAGCATGACAGAATGAGATTCCGTAGAAATATGGAAAGAATCGGGGAAATTGCAGCATTTGAAATCAGTAAAAGTTTAGAACAGGTAGAAGTTGAAATTCAAACCCCTTTAGATAAGATTACGGTAAAAGAAATTGCTGTTCAACCTGTAATTACCACAATTTTAAGAGCAGGAGTTCCTTTGTTTGAAGGGATTTTAAATTATTTGGATAGAGCAGATTGTGGTTTTGTAGCAGCGTATAGAAAACACGATGCCAACGATTATTTTTCAATCAAACAAGATTATCTTACCTGTCCGAGTATAGATGCTAGGCCTTTAATCGTTGCAGATCCTATGTTGGCAACCGGAGCTTCTTTAATTGAAGCCATCAAAGATTTATTAACCAACGGTACACCAACTGATCTTCACATTGTTGTAGCAATTGCATCAAGACAAGGAGTTGAAACAATCGAAAAAGCTTATCCAAATGCAAAAATATGGGTGGGTGCAATTGATGAAGATTTAACTTCAAAAGGATATATCACACCAGGTTTAGGTGATGCCGGAGATTTAAGCTACGGCGAAAAACTTCAGAGATAA
- a CDS encoding alpha/beta fold hydrolase, with amino-acid sequence MPNLILLHGALGHSEIFDSFISEFSKYFTVYTPLFSGHGDTELPEKGITIEKYTQELKEFIEKENLNNVYIFGHSMGGYVALCYALENPSTLNSIMTLGTKFGWTEEQAIKESKMLNPDVIADKVPKYAELLEKQHGLKLKQLLPAISEMMILLGKNPPLKDQLETINFPVQIMVGDKDNMVTLEESMETYRQLSNSKLAVLPDTKHPMDKVRPNLLLNLMKDFWNLS; translated from the coding sequence ATGCCAAATCTTATTTTACTTCACGGAGCTTTAGGTCACAGTGAAATTTTCGATTCTTTCATAAGTGAGTTTTCCAAATATTTTACAGTTTACACTCCATTATTTTCCGGACACGGAGATACAGAACTTCCTGAAAAAGGGATTACCATTGAAAAATATACACAGGAATTAAAAGAATTCATTGAAAAGGAAAATTTAAATAACGTTTATATTTTTGGTCATAGCATGGGCGGTTATGTTGCACTTTGCTACGCTTTAGAAAATCCTTCAACTTTGAATTCCATTATGACACTAGGAACAAAATTTGGTTGGACAGAAGAGCAAGCTATAAAAGAAAGTAAAATGCTTAATCCTGATGTGATTGCTGATAAAGTTCCAAAATACGCAGAATTATTAGAGAAGCAACATGGTTTAAAATTGAAACAACTTCTTCCTGCAATCTCTGAAATGATGATTTTATTAGGTAAAAATCCACCTTTGAAAGATCAATTGGAAACAATTAATTTTCCTGTTCAGATTATGGTTGGTGATAAAGATAATATGGTGACACTTGAGGAAAGTATGGAAACTTACAGACAACTTTCAAATTCAAAATTGGCCGTACTTCCAGACACAAAGCACCCAATGGATAAAGTACGACCTAATTTATTATTGAATTTAATGAAAGATTTTTGGAATCTTTCGTAA
- a CDS encoding ComF family protein has product MQFEKENLSRKIIHELKYKSREKTGKILAEWTTERLDFKNEKPDLLVSVPLHPRKLKERGYNQLHLFTEILSNFYEIPFSHDLIKRNHYSKAQALKDRQHRLETQNPFSITENISGKHILLIDDVFTTGNTISSIAWEILKTGDNKVSVLVMAMDE; this is encoded by the coding sequence ATGCAATTTGAAAAGGAAAATTTAAGCCGAAAAATCATTCACGAATTAAAATATAAAAGCCGAGAAAAAACAGGAAAAATTTTAGCAGAATGGACGACAGAGCGTTTAGATTTCAAGAATGAAAAACCTGATTTATTAGTATCGGTTCCTTTGCATCCGAGGAAATTAAAGGAAAGAGGTTATAATCAACTGCATTTGTTTACAGAAATATTATCAAATTTTTATGAAATTCCTTTTAGCCATGATTTAATAAAAAGAAATCATTATTCAAAAGCACAGGCTTTGAAAGACCGACAACATCGCTTGGAAACTCAAAACCCGTTTTCAATAACAGAAAATATTTCAGGAAAACACATTTTGTTAATTGATGATGTTTTCACCACAGGAAATACAATTTCGTCGATTGCCTGGGAAATTTTAAAAACAGGAGACAACAAAGTGAGTGTTTTGGTAATGGCAATGGATGAATAA
- a CDS encoding helix-turn-helix domain-containing protein encodes MNSDSDFIKTVFGLKLKQQRQKKNWSLQDLATKTGLSKSYLNEIENGKKYPKHDKIIQLSESLNCTFDDLVSTKLDKSLAPFNEILQSDFFKEIPLDLFGINKNNLISIISDAPKKVTAFINALIEISQNYNLGKERFYFAVLRSFQELNDNYFPEIEDKVLQFAQENQLKINKNLQTDILEKILTERFNYTIQSEDFEQYGTLNNLRSLFIPEKKLLLLNKKLEQDQKTFIFAKEIGFNVLELKNRPNTYSWLDFGSFEEILNNFYASYFAGALLISKQKTIEETSEFFLQNDWKPTNFEDLIKKFTHSPETFYYRLTNILSLELGIKDLFYLCLVKKKNSDKIQILKELHLNHQQAPHANATNEHYCRRWIAIKNLHELTENKTLTDAQISHYKDQGVSYLVISTSQKNPFSDGSNRSYCLGILLNSQTIKKINFIKSETLKTINVGVTCESCSIADCEVRQSPPIRLEKEYFNSSMKNAIEKIRKDF; translated from the coding sequence ATGAATTCTGACAGTGACTTTATCAAAACGGTCTTCGGACTCAAACTAAAACAGCAGAGACAAAAGAAAAATTGGTCTTTGCAGGATCTTGCTACAAAAACTGGTTTATCTAAATCTTATCTTAATGAAATTGAGAACGGCAAAAAATATCCGAAACATGATAAGATTATTCAGCTTTCAGAATCTTTGAACTGTACTTTTGATGATTTGGTTTCAACAAAACTTGATAAAAGTTTAGCTCCTTTTAATGAAATTTTACAATCAGATTTTTTCAAAGAAATTCCACTTGATCTTTTCGGAATTAATAAAAATAATCTCATCAGTATTATCAGCGACGCACCAAAAAAAGTGACCGCTTTTATTAATGCTTTGATAGAAATCTCTCAAAATTATAATTTAGGAAAAGAACGATTTTACTTTGCCGTTTTACGCTCGTTTCAGGAATTAAATGATAATTATTTCCCTGAAATTGAAGATAAAGTTTTGCAGTTTGCACAGGAAAATCAATTGAAGATTAATAAAAATTTACAGACTGATATTTTAGAGAAAATATTGACTGAAAGATTCAATTACACGATTCAATCAGAAGATTTTGAACAATATGGAACGTTGAATAATCTTCGTTCGTTATTTATTCCTGAGAAAAAATTATTGCTGTTAAATAAAAAATTAGAGCAAGATCAAAAGACTTTTATTTTTGCTAAAGAAATAGGCTTCAATGTTCTGGAATTAAAAAATCGTCCGAATACCTATTCATGGCTGGATTTTGGAAGTTTTGAAGAAATTCTGAATAATTTTTATGCCTCCTATTTCGCAGGAGCTTTATTGATTTCAAAACAAAAAACAATTGAAGAAACTTCTGAATTTTTCCTACAAAACGATTGGAAACCGACTAATTTTGAAGATTTAATTAAAAAATTCACTCATTCACCTGAAACTTTTTATTATCGTTTAACAAATATTCTTTCTTTAGAATTAGGAATTAAAGATTTGTTTTATTTATGCTTGGTTAAAAAGAAAAATTCAGATAAAATTCAGATTTTAAAAGAATTACACCTCAATCATCAACAAGCTCCACACGCCAATGCAACGAATGAACATTACTGCAGGAGATGGATTGCCATAAAAAACCTGCATGAATTAACCGAAAATAAAACATTGACGGATGCCCAGATTTCACATTACAAAGATCAAGGCGTAAGTTATCTGGTGATCTCCACCTCACAAAAAAATCCGTTTTCGGATGGAAGCAACAGAAGTTATTGTTTGGGAATTTTATTGAATTCACAGACCATTAAGAAAATCAATTTCATTAAATCCGAAACTTTAAAAACGATTAATGTTGGTGTGACTTGTGAATCGTGCAGTATTGCAGATTGTGAAGTGAGACAGTCGCCTCCGATTCGATTAGAAAAGGAATATTTTAATTCTAGTATGAAGAATGCAATTGAGAAGATCCGGAAGGATTTTTAA
- the aceB gene encoding malate synthase A encodes METKTQLNINTQPQFEEVFTNDLIGFLVELHQNFNAKRVELLEERKKTQQEFDQGILPKFLSETEEIRNGNWVCAPLPEDLLDRRVEITGQIDRKMIINALNSDASTFMADFEDSNSPTWKNCMEGQINLSDAINRRIDFKNEQGKSYQLNEKTAVLLVRPRGLHLNEKHIEINGEQSSASLIDFGIYFFRNIKQLLENGSGAYFYLPKLEHYKEARWWNDVFVFSQTYLGIPQGSIKATVLVETITASFQIDEILFELKEHSSGLNCGRWDYIFSFIKKFRNLPEFIVPDRDQVTMTSPFMSAYSKRVIEICHKRNVHAIGGMAAQIPIKNDYEANSQAFGKVRNDKEREVKNGHDGTWVAHPALVSVAKDIFDQFMPEKNQIDKKFEYQITENNLLEIPKGEITEKGVRKNINVGILYIESWLMGVGAAAIYNLMEDAATAEISRTQIWQWLKNDAVLNDDRTLTREMILQWEFEELERIEKYIGAERFKNGKFNLAKELFNELIFCENFEEFLTLKAYPFI; translated from the coding sequence ATGGAAACTAAAACACAATTAAATATAAATACTCAACCGCAGTTTGAAGAAGTTTTTACCAATGATTTAATAGGTTTTTTGGTAGAACTTCATCAGAATTTTAATGCTAAAAGAGTAGAACTTTTAGAAGAAAGAAAAAAAACGCAGCAGGAATTTGATCAAGGAATTCTTCCAAAATTTTTATCTGAAACTGAAGAAATCAGAAATGGAAATTGGGTTTGCGCTCCACTTCCTGAAGATTTACTAGACCGAAGAGTTGAAATTACTGGACAGATTGATCGGAAAATGATTATCAATGCTTTGAATTCAGATGCTTCAACGTTTATGGCAGATTTTGAAGACAGCAATTCGCCAACCTGGAAAAACTGTATGGAAGGACAAATCAACCTTTCGGATGCAATTAATCGAAGAATTGATTTTAAGAATGAACAGGGAAAATCTTATCAGTTGAATGAAAAAACGGCTGTTTTGCTGGTTCGTCCGAGAGGTTTGCATTTAAATGAAAAGCATATTGAAATTAATGGTGAGCAATCTTCTGCTTCGCTAATCGATTTTGGAATTTACTTTTTCAGAAATATCAAGCAATTATTAGAAAACGGAAGCGGAGCTTATTTTTATCTTCCAAAATTAGAACATTACAAAGAAGCTCGTTGGTGGAATGATGTTTTTGTTTTTTCACAAACCTATCTTGGGATTCCGCAAGGTTCTATTAAAGCAACAGTTTTAGTAGAGACAATTACTGCTTCTTTTCAAATTGACGAAATTTTATTTGAATTAAAAGAACACAGCTCCGGTTTGAATTGCGGACGATGGGATTATATTTTTTCATTCATTAAAAAATTCAGAAATCTTCCTGAGTTTATCGTTCCCGATCGTGATCAGGTGACAATGACTTCGCCTTTCATGAGCGCTTATTCTAAAAGAGTGATTGAAATATGCCACAAAAGAAACGTTCATGCAATTGGGGGGATGGCGGCGCAAATTCCTATTAAAAATGATTATGAAGCAAATAGTCAGGCTTTCGGAAAAGTAAGAAATGATAAAGAACGAGAAGTTAAAAATGGGCACGACGGAACTTGGGTGGCACATCCGGCTTTAGTTTCTGTAGCGAAAGATATTTTTGATCAGTTTATGCCGGAGAAAAATCAAATTGATAAAAAGTTTGAGTATCAGATCACAGAAAATAATTTACTGGAAATTCCAAAAGGTGAAATTACTGAAAAAGGGGTAAGAAAAAACATTAACGTCGGAATTCTTTATATAGAATCCTGGTTAATGGGAGTTGGAGCAGCAGCTATTTACAACCTGATGGAAGATGCGGCCACAGCGGAAATTTCAAGAACCCAAATTTGGCAATGGTTAAAAAATGATGCTGTTCTCAACGATGACCGAACATTGACGAGAGAAATGATCCTTCAATGGGAATTTGAAGAATTAGAAAGAATTGAAAAATACATTGGAGCAGAACGTTTCAAAAACGGAAAATTCAATCTAGCGAAAGAGCTTTTCAATGAATTAATCTTCTGCGAAAACTTTGAAGAATTTTTAACCTTAAAAGCTTATCCGTTCATTTGA
- the aceA gene encoding isocitrate lyase, which yields MKTKQDQIQEIEKNWLENPRWNGVKRPYTAEEVLKLRGSYQLDYTIATEMSKKFWNKLNSQDFVAGLGALTGNQAVQEVDAGLEAIYLSGWQVAADANLSGEMYPDQSLYPANSVPSVVKKINNALLRADQIQSVNGGGEKEYLVPIIADAEAGFGGNLNAYELMKQMIEAGAAAVHFEDQLSSAKKCGHLGGKVLVPTQEAINKLISARLAADVLGVPSLIIARTDADAADLLTSDIDDRDKKFVTGERTSEGFYVVKNGVEQGIDRGLSYAPYADLIWMETSNPDLEQARKFAEAIHAKFPGKMLAYNCSPSFNWAARLSVEEMLNFREELAKLGYKFQFITLAGFHALNTSMFELALAYKEKGMAGYSELQEREFALQQKGFRAVKHQTFVGTGYFDEVQNIVTGGSSATVAMKDSTETAQFH from the coding sequence ATGAAAACAAAACAAGATCAAATTCAGGAAATAGAAAAAAACTGGTTAGAAAACCCACGTTGGAATGGTGTGAAAAGACCTTACACCGCAGAAGAAGTGTTGAAACTTCGCGGTTCTTATCAATTAGATTATACGATTGCAACCGAAATGTCAAAGAAATTTTGGAATAAACTTAATTCTCAGGATTTCGTTGCAGGTTTAGGGGCCTTAACGGGAAATCAAGCCGTGCAGGAAGTTGATGCCGGATTGGAAGCTATTTATCTTTCAGGTTGGCAGGTTGCTGCAGATGCTAATTTATCGGGTGAAATGTATCCTGATCAATCTTTGTATCCAGCGAATTCTGTTCCTTCTGTTGTGAAAAAAATTAATAATGCTTTATTGAGAGCAGATCAGATTCAGTCTGTAAACGGAGGTGGTGAAAAGGAATATTTAGTTCCGATAATTGCTGATGCAGAAGCTGGTTTTGGTGGAAATCTGAATGCTTATGAATTGATGAAGCAAATGATAGAAGCCGGAGCTGCTGCGGTACATTTTGAAGATCAGTTGTCTTCTGCGAAAAAATGTGGTCATTTGGGTGGAAAAGTTTTGGTTCCGACTCAGGAAGCGATTAATAAACTGATTTCGGCTCGTTTGGCGGCTGATGTTTTGGGTGTTCCAAGTTTGATTATTGCAAGAACGGATGCGGATGCCGCAGATTTGTTGACTTCAGATATTGATGACAGAGATAAAAAATTTGTAACAGGTGAAAGAACTTCCGAAGGTTTTTACGTGGTGAAAAATGGAGTAGAACAGGGAATCGACAGAGGTTTATCTTACGCTCCTTACGCAGATCTAATATGGATGGAAACTTCAAATCCGGATTTGGAGCAAGCAAGAAAATTTGCAGAAGCAATTCATGCTAAATTTCCAGGAAAAATGTTGGCTTATAATTGTTCGCCCTCTTTCAACTGGGCTGCGAGATTGAGTGTTGAAGAAATGTTGAATTTCAGAGAAGAATTGGCGAAATTAGGCTATAAATTCCAGTTTATTACGCTGGCTGGTTTCCATGCATTGAATACGTCGATGTTTGAATTGGCTTTAGCTTACAAAGAAAAAGGAATGGCGGGTTATTCTGAATTGCAGGAAAGAGAATTTGCTTTGCAGCAAAAAGGTTTCAGAGCGGTAAAACACCAGACTTTTGTGGGAACAGGATATTTTGATGAGGTTCAGAATATTGTAACTGGCGGTTCTTCGGCAACAGTTGCGATGAAAGATTCTACAGAAACAGCACAGTTTCATTAA
- a CDS encoding acyl-CoA thioesterase — MSLIFEKQIKITEQHIDLNNHVNNVQYVKWIEEIAGEHWDSVKNKLGFPDDIWMLLDHHIQYKKQVYLGDVIKVKTYPKSPEGIRQPRKVEFYCNDILIVDSLTLWVFIDKETQKIKRLDENWLSLL, encoded by the coding sequence ATGAGTTTGATTTTTGAAAAACAAATAAAAATTACAGAGCAGCATATCGATTTAAATAATCACGTCAATAATGTGCAATATGTAAAATGGATAGAAGAAATTGCTGGTGAACATTGGGATTCTGTAAAAAATAAATTGGGTTTTCCAGATGATATCTGGATGCTTCTCGATCATCATATTCAATATAAAAAGCAGGTTTATTTGGGAGATGTAATTAAGGTAAAAACCTATCCTAAATCTCCGGAAGGAATCCGGCAGCCCAGAAAAGTAGAGTTTTACTGCAATGATATCTTGATTGTAGACTCTCTTACGCTTTGGGTTTTTATAGATAAAGAAACTCAGAAAATTAAAAGATTAGATGAGAATTGGCTAAGCTTACTTTGA
- a CDS encoding Yip1 family protein produces the protein METKNTEDQFAEFEKYEALSDQDIFTKIWTEPRRVFKFINDTKYEKYLYILLIFAGIVRAFDRASSKDMGDDSSLFSILFSCIVFGGMLGWISYYIYAALLSWSGKWLNGAGNTSSIYRMLAYAMIPSILGLVFLFLQIAVFGNDYFKSNTDYLESNIVGSIVFWISFSIEMLLSLASFVLMVIGLSEVQKFSIGKAIINLILPIAFIVVPILIIVLIAFLVKV, from the coding sequence ATGGAAACGAAAAACACAGAAGACCAATTTGCTGAATTTGAAAAATACGAAGCGCTTTCTGATCAGGATATTTTTACCAAAATCTGGACAGAGCCTAGAAGGGTTTTTAAATTTATAAATGACACGAAGTACGAAAAGTATTTGTATATTCTGCTGATTTTTGCAGGCATTGTAAGAGCTTTTGATCGGGCATCTTCTAAAGATATGGGCGATGATTCTTCTCTGTTTTCAATTCTTTTTAGTTGTATTGTTTTTGGGGGAATGCTAGGTTGGATTTCTTATTACATTTATGCAGCACTATTAAGCTGGAGTGGGAAATGGCTGAATGGTGCTGGAAATACTTCATCAATTTACAGGATGTTGGCTTATGCGATGATTCCCTCGATTTTAGGACTGGTTTTCTTGTTTCTGCAGATTGCTGTTTTTGGAAATGATTATTTCAAAAGTAATACAGATTATCTTGAGTCTAATATTGTAGGAAGTATTGTTTTCTGGATCTCATTTTCAATTGAAATGCTTTTGTCGCTTGCGTCATTTGTTCTTATGGTGATTGGGCTTTCGGAGGTGCAAAAATTTTCGATAGGAAAAGCAATCATTAATCTTATTTTACCAATTGCATTCATTGTTGTGCCTATTCTTATTATAGTTTTAATAGCATTTCTGGTTAAAGTCTAA
- a CDS encoding 6-pyruvoyl trahydropterin synthase family protein produces MIRITKIFTFETAHVLYNYDGKCKNMHGHSYKLFVTVKGRPVNDLENPKNGMVVDFGDIKDIVKSEIVDVWDHAVLINGVSPHRELGEGLENQGHKVIYCTFQPTCENMLYAIAAKVKSKLPEGISLAYLKLHETENSYGEWFAEDN; encoded by the coding sequence ATGATACGTATTACAAAAATTTTCACATTCGAAACCGCTCATGTTTTGTATAATTATGACGGAAAATGTAAAAATATGCACGGGCATTCTTATAAACTTTTCGTAACGGTAAAAGGAAGACCTGTCAATGATCTTGAAAATCCTAAAAACGGAATGGTGGTAGATTTTGGCGATATAAAAGATATTGTAAAATCTGAAATTGTTGATGTTTGGGATCATGCTGTTTTAATTAACGGAGTTTCTCCGCATAGAGAATTGGGTGAAGGTTTAGAAAATCAGGGACATAAAGTAATTTACTGTACTTTTCAGCCAACCTGCGAAAATATGTTGTATGCCATCGCAGCAAAAGTAAAATCAAAACTTCCGGAAGGGATTTCTTTAGCTTATCTTAAACTTCACGAGACCGAAAACTCTTACGGAGAATGGTTTGCAGAAGATAATTAA